A single Watersipora subatra chromosome 7, tzWatSuba1.1, whole genome shotgun sequence DNA region contains:
- the LOC137399619 gene encoding tigger transposable element-derived protein 6-like: protein MASRKQRKGQVRSEGVPIDGSILLEKANKFLQDLGKDTTVSRGWIDRWKKRHSIGSQIVVGESAAVNVGEVEKWKEEVLTPLHQTYTYDDIFNMDETGLFYKLMVDKTLHFKGEKCSGGKLSKERLTVAHCANMSGTEKEVPIVIGKFKNPRCFKNVTNLPCQYYNNKKAWMVSDIFQTWVRDLDCRMTRKNREVLLIIDNCPAHPTMNGLTSIRLLFTPPNTTSVLQPMDQGIIRTFKSYYHELLVVDADITVAEHLSDAEIVQSVTYCGTLDESDREDEAEIVEPDPPTLAEANNALDVLRRFIDTRECSNYLEQLCKRSNLLCVEPDLY, encoded by the exons atggcatcacgcaagcaaagaaaagg acaagtgcgcagtgaaggcgtacctatcgatgggtcaattttgttagaaaaggctaacaagtttttacagGATTTAGGAAAGGATACTACTGTTTCTCGCGGTTGGATCGACAGGTGGAAGAAAAGGCATTCTATTGGCAGTCAGATAGTTGTTGGAGAGTCAGCTGCAGTTAATGTTGGAGAAGTGGAAAAGTGGAAAGAAGAGGTGCTTACTCCATTACATCAAACGTACACTTATGATGACATATTCAATATGGACGAAACCGGGTTGTTTTACAAGCTCATGGTCGACAAAACGTTGCACTTTAAAGGGGAGAAGTGTAGTGGAGGGAAGTTGTCAAAAGAAAGACTGACTGTGGCACATTGCGCTAATATGTCGGGCACCGAGAAGGAAGTTCCTATTGTAATAGGAAAGTTCAAAAATCCCcgctgttttaaaaatgttactaaCCTTCCATGTCAGTATTACAACAATAAGAAGGCTTGGATGGTGAGTGACATCTTTCAAACATGGGTAAGAGATCTTGATTGCCGGATGACCAGAAAAAACAGAGAAGTGCTTCTCATCATTGACAACTGTCCAGCACACCCAACTATGAATGGGCTTACGTCAATCAGGCTTCTATTTACACCACCCAATACCACAAGCGTGCTGCAACCTATGGACCAAGGAATCATTCGAACTTTTAAATCTTACTATC ATGAACTTTTAGTGGTTGATGCAGACATTACTGTTGCTGAGCATTTGAGTGATGCAGAGATTGTGCAGTCCGTGACATATTGTGGTACTCTCGATGAGTCCGATAGAGAGGATGAGGCTGAGATTGTTGAACCTGATCCACCTACCTTGGCTGAAGCAAACAACGCTTTAGATGTCCTCAGACGTTTTATAGATACGAGAGA ATGCAGCAACTATCTGGAACAACTATGCAAAAGATCCAATTTGTTGTGTGTGGAGCCCGACCTTTACTAA